The window TGTCGATCGTCTTGATGCCCTTGGTGGACACGTTGAGCTTGATCCAGCGGCGTTCACTCTCAAGGTAGAAGCGCTTCACCTGCACGTTCGGATCCCAGCGACGGCTGGAACGACGGTGCGAGTGGGAGAGCTGCTTGCCAAAGTGAGG is drawn from Acidimicrobiales bacterium and contains these coding sequences:
- the rpmB gene encoding 50S ribosomal protein L28 — its product is MSKICQVTGKKPHFGKQLSHSHRRSSRRWDPNVQVKRFYLESERRWIKLNVSTKGIKTIDKRGLESVVAEMRRNGQKV